One segment of Gloeocapsopsis sp. IPPAS B-1203 DNA contains the following:
- a CDS encoding bifunctional acetate--CoA ligase family protein/GNAT family N-acetyltransferase, which yields MQVFKSNDPAYDILRLERQPLNAIFAPQTVAVIGASDQANSVGRTILWNLISHPFGGTVFPVNPKRHSVLGIKTYATVKDIPESIDLAIIATPASTVPDIIAECVDAGVEGAIIVSAGFREIGTVGAELEQQIKQQLRRGKMRLIGPNCLGVMHPRNGINATFASVMARPGNVGFISQSGALCTAILDWSLRENVGFSAFISIGSMLDVSWGDLIYYLGDDPHTHSIVIYMESIGDARSFLSAAREVALTKPIIVLKAGRTEAAAKAATSHTGALTDSDEVIDAAFRRCGVLRVNSISDLFDMAEVLAKQPRPKGSRLTIITNAGGPGVLATDALMTTGGELAEVSASAIAALNQLLPPHWSHGNPIDILGDAEPERYLQALEIVATDPSSDGILVILTPQAMTDPTLTAERLKSYIATHTASARKPILASWMGGTEVATGEMILNRASIPTYPYPDTAARVFNYMWQYSYNLRGIYETPVLSTHAADGATVRTLVETTIAKIHQARMILTEVESKQILAAYGIPIVATCVAKSEAEAINCAEGIGYPVVLKLFSETITHKTDVGGVQLNLPNAAAVQRAYQAIATSVSDKVGVEHFLGVTVQPMVSTDGYELIIGSSLDLHFGPVLLFGSGGQLVEVFQDRAIALPPLNTTLARRMMEQTRIYKALLGLRGRQPIDMNALEQLMVRFSQLVVEQRWIKEIDINPLLASPHGLIALDARVILHEPNITADELPQLAIRPYPTQYVTDWTMKDGTSVTIRPIRPEDEPLMIQFHQTLSEQSIYFRYFHLVKLSQRVTHERLIRICFIDYDREMALVAEYQNPQTKVSEILALGRLSKLHSTNEAEFALLVSDRFQCQGLGTELLKRLLQVGRNEHLKHIHAEILRDNRAMQHVCEKLGFQIHRTEDPSVVKAEIILSSK from the coding sequence ATGCAAGTTTTCAAGTCAAACGATCCAGCTTATGATATCCTTCGCCTTGAGCGTCAACCTTTAAATGCAATTTTTGCTCCGCAGACTGTAGCTGTCATAGGTGCTAGCGATCAGGCTAATAGTGTAGGACGGACTATTTTATGGAACCTAATCAGCCATCCTTTTGGTGGTACTGTATTCCCTGTAAATCCTAAACGACATAGCGTATTAGGAATCAAGACATACGCCACAGTTAAGGATATCCCAGAATCTATCGATCTGGCGATTATTGCCACACCCGCGTCAACGGTACCAGATATCATTGCTGAATGTGTGGATGCAGGCGTTGAAGGTGCAATTATCGTTTCTGCTGGGTTTAGAGAAATTGGTACAGTCGGTGCTGAGTTAGAGCAGCAAATTAAACAGCAGTTACGTCGTGGCAAAATGCGTTTAATTGGACCTAATTGCTTGGGCGTCATGCACCCCCGCAACGGCATCAATGCGACTTTCGCAAGCGTCATGGCGCGTCCTGGTAATGTCGGCTTTATTAGCCAAAGTGGTGCGCTGTGCACTGCTATTCTTGATTGGAGTTTGCGAGAAAACGTCGGTTTTAGTGCCTTTATTTCGATTGGCTCAATGCTTGATGTCAGTTGGGGCGATCTGATTTACTACCTCGGTGACGATCCGCACACTCATAGCATTGTGATTTATATGGAATCAATCGGCGATGCGCGTTCGTTTTTATCTGCTGCGCGTGAGGTTGCATTGACTAAGCCTATTATTGTCCTCAAAGCAGGTCGAACTGAAGCCGCAGCTAAGGCTGCAACTTCGCATACGGGAGCATTAACAGATAGTGATGAAGTCATTGATGCTGCTTTTCGTCGCTGTGGAGTTTTGCGAGTTAATAGTATATCTGACTTATTTGATATGGCAGAAGTGCTAGCAAAACAACCGCGTCCCAAAGGATCGCGATTGACAATTATCACGAATGCAGGAGGTCCAGGAGTTCTTGCTACCGATGCACTGATGACAACTGGCGGCGAACTCGCAGAAGTATCCGCAAGTGCGATCGCTGCCCTAAATCAACTGCTACCGCCTCACTGGAGTCATGGCAATCCAATTGATATTCTCGGTGATGCTGAACCAGAACGTTATCTGCAAGCTTTAGAAATTGTTGCAACAGATCCGAGCAGTGATGGTATACTCGTGATTCTGACGCCGCAAGCTATGACCGATCCCACGCTGACAGCTGAACGGTTGAAGTCATATATCGCAACGCATACCGCCTCTGCACGCAAACCTATTCTTGCCAGTTGGATGGGAGGAACTGAAGTCGCAACAGGCGAAATGATTCTTAATCGCGCCAGTATTCCAACTTATCCTTATCCAGATACCGCTGCCCGCGTATTTAATTATATGTGGCAGTATAGCTACAACTTGCGTGGCATATACGAAACACCGGTACTCAGTACTCATGCCGCTGATGGTGCTACGGTTCGTACTTTAGTAGAAACAACAATTGCCAAAATCCATCAGGCACGCATGATTCTTACAGAAGTTGAATCTAAACAGATTCTAGCAGCTTATGGCATTCCGATTGTTGCAACTTGTGTTGCTAAAAGTGAAGCGGAAGCAATTAACTGTGCTGAAGGAATCGGTTATCCAGTTGTTCTCAAACTTTTCTCTGAAACAATTACTCATAAAACTGATGTCGGCGGCGTACAGTTGAATTTGCCCAATGCAGCAGCTGTGCAACGAGCATATCAAGCTATTGCTACATCAGTCAGCGACAAAGTTGGTGTTGAGCATTTCTTGGGCGTTACCGTGCAACCAATGGTGAGTACAGATGGTTATGAATTAATTATCGGTAGCAGTCTCGATTTACACTTTGGTCCAGTCTTGTTGTTTGGTTCAGGAGGGCAACTAGTAGAAGTCTTTCAAGATCGGGCGATCGCTTTACCTCCCCTCAACACCACTTTAGCGCGGCGCATGATGGAACAAACTCGCATTTATAAAGCACTTTTAGGCTTGCGGGGTCGTCAGCCTATCGATATGAACGCCCTAGAACAGCTGATGGTGCGCTTTAGTCAGTTAGTCGTTGAACAACGTTGGATTAAAGAAATTGACATCAACCCGTTGCTTGCTTCTCCTCATGGACTGATTGCGCTTGATGCTCGAGTCATTTTACACGAACCAAACATCACTGCAGATGAATTACCTCAACTCGCTATTCGTCCTTATCCAACTCAGTATGTCACTGATTGGACAATGAAAGATGGTACTTCAGTAACTATCCGCCCTATTCGTCCTGAAGATGAACCGTTGATGATCCAGTTCCATCAAACATTATCAGAACAAAGTATCTATTTTCGTTACTTTCATTTAGTGAAACTCAGTCAACGAGTTACCCACGAACGGTTAATCCGCATATGCTTTATTGATTACGACCGCGAAATGGCACTGGTGGCTGAATATCAAAATCCCCAGACAAAAGTCAGTGAAATTTTAGCATTAGGTAGGTTGAGCAAGTTGCATAGTACCAATGAAGCAGAATTCGCCCTCTTAGTGAGCGATCGCTTTCAGTGCCAAGGCTTAGGTACAGAGTTATTAAAACGGCTACTGCAAGTAGGTCGTAACGAACATCTTAAGCACATCCATGCAGAAATTCTTCGCGATAATCGAGCAATGCAACATGTCTGTGAAAAACTGGGTTTCCAAATTCATCGTACAGAAGATCCCTCTGTCGTCAAAGCAGAAATTATTCTGTCTAGTAAGTAA
- a CDS encoding methyltransferase domain-containing protein: MSLFFALGILFILLIAAIALYLFTARRYQSSDSVANSYDQWTEDGILEFYWGEHIHLGHYGSPPRRKDFLTAKSDFVHEMVRWGELDKFPPGTTVLDVGCGIGGSSRILAQDYRFAVTGITISPTQVLRAQQLTPKDLDVRFQVDDAMAMSFPDASFDVVWSIEAGPHMPDKAIFAKELMRVLKPGGVLVVADWNQRDARQKPLNFWEKPVMRQLLDQWSHPEFSSIEGFAELLAETGFVEGKVITADWTEPTLPSWIDSIWQGVARPEGLVRFGLLGLLKSLREVPTLLLMRLAFGTGLCRFGMFRAIRNNQETANELQAVHAKAK; the protein is encoded by the coding sequence ATGAGTTTATTTTTTGCCTTAGGAATTCTGTTTATCTTGCTGATAGCTGCGATCGCCCTTTATCTATTTACTGCCCGTCGTTATCAATCGTCTGACTCGGTTGCTAACTCTTACGACCAATGGACTGAAGACGGAATTTTAGAGTTTTATTGGGGCGAACACATTCACTTAGGACACTATGGTTCGCCACCACGACGCAAAGATTTTCTAACTGCTAAATCTGACTTTGTACATGAAATGGTGCGCTGGGGTGAGTTAGACAAGTTTCCCCCTGGCACAACTGTCCTGGATGTTGGCTGTGGTATTGGGGGAAGCAGTCGCATTTTGGCACAAGATTATCGGTTTGCTGTCACCGGAATTACGATTAGCCCGACTCAAGTGCTTCGTGCCCAGCAGCTGACTCCCAAAGACTTAGATGTCCGGTTTCAGGTAGACGATGCTATGGCGATGTCGTTTCCTGATGCTAGTTTTGATGTCGTCTGGTCAATTGAGGCAGGTCCCCATATGCCTGATAAAGCAATCTTTGCCAAAGAGTTGATGCGAGTGTTAAAGCCTGGTGGCGTGCTAGTAGTTGCTGATTGGAATCAGCGAGATGCGCGTCAAAAGCCGCTCAATTTTTGGGAAAAGCCTGTCATGCGACAACTGCTAGATCAATGGTCTCATCCTGAATTTTCCAGTATTGAAGGATTTGCTGAACTTTTGGCAGAGACAGGATTTGTTGAAGGAAAAGTTATCACTGCTGATTGGACAGAACCAACTCTACCATCTTGGATTGATTCAATTTGGCAAGGCGTGGCTCGACCTGAAGGCTTGGTACGGTTTGGTTTACTAGGATTGCTCAAGTCTTTGCGAGAAGTCCCAACTCTACTTCTGATGCGGTTAGCATTTGGCACAGGACTTTGCCGATTTGGTATGTTTCGCGCTATCCGAAACAATCAAGAAACAGCAAATGAGTTGCAAGCAGTTCATGCGAAGGCAAAATAA
- a CDS encoding hydrogenase maturation protease has translation MNSHPIFKNVILIGYGNRLRNDDGVGQAVADAVAAWKLPHVRAIATHQLTPELVEMLATADLAIFSDAYSTDTLQIQVQLLEPAPSRMITGHCCEPQMLLAIAQLLYGYCPSSWLVKIPAINFSLGDRFSTVAQHGMAQALKQIEFLILQQEVTYA, from the coding sequence ATGAATTCCCACCCTATATTTAAAAATGTCATATTGATTGGTTATGGCAATCGCTTACGCAACGATGATGGAGTTGGACAAGCGGTAGCTGATGCTGTTGCTGCATGGAAATTACCGCATGTACGAGCGATCGCGACTCACCAACTGACTCCTGAACTAGTAGAAATGTTGGCAACTGCCGATCTCGCTATTTTTAGCGACGCCTACTCGACAGACACACTCCAAATTCAAGTGCAGCTTCTCGAACCTGCACCATCTCGGATGATAACGGGTCACTGCTGCGAACCACAAATGTTACTGGCGATCGCACAGCTGCTTTATGGCTATTGTCCCTCTTCTTGGTTAGTCAAAATACCAGCAATTAATTTTAGTTTAGGCGATCGCTTTTCAACTGTTGCTCAACATGGTATGGCGCAAGCTTTAAAGCAAATTGAGTTTTTGATTCTTCAGCAGGAAGTCACCTATGCATGA
- a CDS encoding medium chain dehydrogenase/reductase family protein encodes MSYKKILITRHGGSEVLQLSEAELPEPEDDEVRVRILATTVAFTDILIREGLYPGVPQTPFSPGYAIAGIVDKLGLTVSTLELGQRIVALTIVGGYSEFLCLPATELVLIPDTVDAVEAVCLVLQYVSAYQLLHRIAKVKPKERILIHGAAGGVGTALLKLGKLANLEMYGTASKPKHELVASLGGVPIDYKQKDFVKQIYNLTGDGVDVVFDAIGGSHLFSSYKALRNKGRLINYGFSSALATKHNRKVKLAASLLLLSLLQLLPDSHQAVFYNIADSKKRHSDWFREDLTTLLDLLARKQIQPIIADCLPLEKAADAHKLLETSAVSGQLVLMCSN; translated from the coding sequence ATGAGTTATAAAAAAATTTTGATTACCCGTCATGGTGGTTCAGAAGTTTTACAACTCAGTGAAGCTGAATTACCAGAACCTGAAGATGATGAAGTTCGGGTGCGAATTCTAGCGACGACAGTTGCTTTTACTGATATTCTTATTCGCGAGGGGTTGTATCCAGGTGTACCGCAAACACCGTTTTCTCCTGGTTATGCGATCGCTGGTATTGTAGACAAGCTAGGCTTGACAGTATCTACCCTTGAACTAGGACAGCGAATTGTTGCGCTCACAATTGTCGGTGGTTACAGTGAGTTTTTGTGTTTGCCCGCAACAGAATTAGTACTCATACCAGACACAGTTGATGCTGTTGAAGCGGTTTGCTTGGTACTGCAATATGTGAGTGCTTATCAACTATTACATCGCATTGCTAAAGTTAAACCCAAAGAACGCATTCTCATTCACGGTGCAGCAGGAGGAGTCGGTACAGCACTATTAAAATTAGGTAAGCTGGCAAACTTGGAGATGTATGGAACAGCCTCGAAACCAAAACATGAACTCGTTGCGAGTTTAGGGGGAGTTCCAATTGATTACAAACAAAAAGATTTTGTTAAACAAATTTATAACTTGACAGGTGATGGCGTAGATGTTGTTTTCGATGCGATTGGTGGCAGTCACTTGTTTAGTTCATACAAAGCACTACGCAACAAAGGACGATTGATCAATTACGGTTTTTCTTCAGCTTTAGCTACCAAGCACAATCGAAAAGTGAAGCTAGCTGCTAGTTTACTTTTGTTATCGTTGTTGCAGTTGTTACCAGATAGTCACCAAGCAGTTTTTTATAACATTGCTGATAGTAAAAAGCGGCATTCAGACTGGTTTCGAGAAGATTTAACCACACTTTTAGACTTACTTGCACGCAAGCAAATTCAACCGATTATCGCCGATTGCCTACCGCTAGAAAAAGCAGCTGATGCCCACAAATTACTAGAAACTTCCGCTGTCAGTGGTCAGCTAGTCCTGATGTGCAGTAATTGA
- a CDS encoding HypC/HybG/HupF family hydrogenase formation chaperone, which produces MCLAVPGKIISINHHENPLLQTGRVSFGGVIKEVSLAYVPTAKVDDYAIIHAGFAISLLNIEEAQSTLTYLQQISERNISRNQ; this is translated from the coding sequence ATGTGTTTGGCAGTTCCAGGAAAAATCATCAGTATCAATCATCATGAAAACCCGCTACTTCAAACTGGAAGAGTCAGCTTTGGAGGAGTCATTAAAGAAGTGAGTCTTGCCTATGTTCCTACTGCAAAAGTTGATGATTACGCAATTATTCATGCAGGATTTGCGATTAGTCTACTCAATATTGAGGAGGCACAAAGTACGCTGACGTATTTGCAACAGATAAGTGAGCGTAATATTTCTCGCAATCAATAG
- the hypA gene encoding hydrogenase maturation nickel metallochaperone HypA, producing MHEVAIMQNALDIALQQAHLAGGTQIHVLKLRIGELSGVVPEALEFAFDVVVQGTIAADAHLEIDYIPVVCHCSNCHLDFQPANLFYDCYQCHQISIDVVRGQELEIASLEVS from the coding sequence ATGCATGAAGTAGCAATTATGCAAAACGCTTTGGATATTGCCCTCCAGCAAGCACACTTAGCAGGAGGAACTCAAATTCATGTACTCAAGCTGCGCATTGGTGAGTTATCGGGAGTCGTCCCAGAAGCGTTAGAGTTTGCGTTTGATGTCGTTGTCCAAGGAACGATCGCTGCTGATGCGCACTTAGAAATTGATTACATTCCCGTTGTTTGTCACTGTTCCAACTGTCATCTAGATTTTCAACCAGCCAATCTATTTTATGATTGCTACCAATGTCACCAAATCAGCATTGATGTAGTCCGTGGTCAAGAATTAGAAATCGCTTCTTTGGAGGTGTCTTGA
- the hypF gene encoding carbamoyltransferase HypF, which translates to METSYLTPVGYKQFEIRASTGGENTALILPDIATCADCLREIFDKRDRRYLYPFTNCTHCGPRFSIITALPYDRANTTMQKFEMCDRCQAEYHNPLNRRFHAQPNACAECGPHLELWQDGHVLTSHYQALQQAVEEIRKGKIVAIKGLGGFHLVVDARHQQAVTKLRYCKQRAKPFALMYPSLQLIKAHCEVSNLETQLLLSPQAPIVLLRRKLKSGMAIAPAVAPDNPYLGVMLPYTPLHHLLMSQLGFPVVATSGNLTDEPICIDEREAIQYLSHIATVFLIHNRPITRPIDDSVVRVIMERELLLRRARGYAPLPIAINLSLKTQQPQSKLLAVGAHFKNTIAFSLPQQVFVSQHIGDLATVAALKAFNQAIADFQQLYQLQPLTIACDAHPDYVSTQFAQNSGLPTIPVQHHYAHVLSCMAENDLLSNENSILGIAWDGTGYGLDGTIWGGEFLQIQPLRSLTSDPEIPFQRVAHLRTFRLPGGEKAIKEPRRVAIGLLYEIAGDALFTMNELAPVQAFNAQELRILRTMLQRNINTAITSSAGRLFDAIAAIIGLRQYTQFEGQAAMELEFAIAELNTDDCYSFEITTRANSPLIIDWMPTVQGVLADLSCELSQRYISAKFHNTLVEMMVVVAQQIGAEQVVLTGGCFQNKYLIERTIQRLTQESFHPYWHQQVPPHDGGIALGQIVAALRVI; encoded by the coding sequence TTGGAAACTTCATATCTCACTCCTGTAGGCTACAAGCAATTTGAAATTCGTGCTAGTACTGGCGGTGAGAACACAGCGCTGATTTTACCTGATATTGCTACCTGCGCCGATTGTCTGCGCGAAATTTTTGATAAGCGCGATCGCCGTTATCTTTATCCTTTTACGAACTGCACTCACTGCGGTCCTCGTTTCAGCATTATCACTGCCTTGCCCTACGATCGCGCCAATACGACAATGCAAAAGTTTGAGATGTGCGATCGCTGTCAAGCTGAGTATCATAATCCCTTAAATCGCCGTTTCCACGCCCAACCAAACGCTTGTGCTGAATGCGGTCCTCATTTAGAGTTGTGGCAAGATGGTCATGTTCTCACATCTCATTATCAAGCACTCCAGCAAGCAGTTGAAGAAATTCGTAAGGGCAAGATTGTTGCTATTAAAGGTCTTGGTGGATTTCATTTAGTAGTCGATGCACGTCACCAACAAGCAGTTACTAAACTGCGCTACTGCAAGCAACGAGCGAAACCCTTTGCTTTAATGTATCCATCACTGCAACTCATTAAGGCGCACTGCGAAGTTTCAAATTTAGAAACTCAACTACTACTTTCGCCCCAAGCTCCCATTGTACTGCTGCGACGCAAACTTAAGTCTGGCATGGCGATCGCTCCTGCGGTTGCTCCCGACAATCCTTATTTAGGGGTGATGTTGCCATATACACCATTACATCACTTACTTATGTCGCAACTTGGTTTTCCAGTCGTGGCGACTAGTGGAAATCTCACGGATGAACCTATTTGTATAGATGAGCGCGAAGCAATCCAGTATTTAAGTCATATTGCTACAGTTTTCCTCATTCATAACCGACCAATTACTCGACCGATAGACGATTCTGTGGTGCGTGTCATCATGGAACGGGAATTATTGTTACGTCGCGCCCGTGGTTATGCACCCTTACCGATTGCCATTAACCTGTCACTCAAAACTCAACAACCGCAGTCTAAACTCCTAGCAGTAGGGGCACATTTTAAAAATACGATCGCATTTTCGCTTCCTCAGCAAGTTTTTGTGAGTCAACACATTGGCGATTTAGCAACAGTAGCAGCACTCAAAGCATTCAATCAAGCGATCGCCGACTTTCAACAACTCTATCAATTGCAACCACTAACTATAGCTTGTGATGCTCATCCCGATTATGTTTCGACACAATTCGCTCAAAATTCTGGCTTACCAACTATACCAGTGCAACATCATTACGCTCATGTTCTCTCATGTATGGCAGAAAATGACTTACTTAGCAATGAGAATTCTATCTTAGGTATTGCTTGGGATGGTACTGGTTATGGACTAGATGGCACAATTTGGGGAGGTGAATTTCTGCAAATTCAACCTTTGCGATCGCTAACAAGCGATCCGGAAATACCATTTCAACGAGTTGCCCACTTGCGCACTTTTCGGCTTCCTGGTGGGGAAAAAGCAATTAAAGAACCAAGACGAGTAGCAATTGGCTTGCTTTACGAAATTGCGGGAGATGCACTGTTTACAATGAATGAATTAGCACCTGTACAAGCTTTTAACGCTCAGGAGTTAAGGATTTTGCGGACAATGCTGCAAAGAAATATTAACACTGCGATCACTTCGAGTGCAGGGCGATTATTTGATGCGATCGCCGCCATCATTGGGCTACGTCAGTATACTCAGTTTGAAGGACAGGCGGCAATGGAGTTAGAGTTTGCGATCGCCGAATTGAACACTGATGACTGCTACAGCTTTGAAATAACAACAAGAGCAAATTCACCTTTGATTATTGATTGGATGCCAACAGTGCAAGGTGTTTTAGCAGACTTAAGTTGTGAGTTATCGCAGAGATACATTTCAGCAAAATTTCACAATACATTAGTGGAAATGATGGTTGTTGTAGCGCAGCAAATTGGTGCCGAACAAGTGGTGCTGACGGGTGGCTGTTTCCAAAATAAGTACTTAATTGAACGCACCATTCAACGCTTAACTCAAGAAAGTTTTCACCCTTATTGGCATCAACAAGTTCCACCTCATGATGGTGGTATTGCATTAGGACAAATTGTGGCAGCATTGCGTGTCATCTAG
- a CDS encoding acylphosphatase encodes MPILKRLHITIQGTVQGVGFRPFIYRLATELGLVGWVNNFAGGVAIEVEGSQTQLQAFYSRFTKNCHLMRRSKVWKLHISLL; translated from the coding sequence ATGCCAATCTTAAAACGTTTGCATATAACTATTCAAGGAACTGTACAGGGGGTAGGCTTCCGTCCTTTCATCTACCGCTTGGCAACAGAATTAGGACTTGTAGGATGGGTGAACAATTTTGCTGGAGGAGTTGCAATCGAAGTTGAGGGAAGTCAAACACAGTTGCAGGCTTTTTACTCCAGATTTACAAAGAATTGCCACCTCATGCGTCGATCCAAAGTTTGGAAACTTCATATCTCACTCCTGTAG
- the hypB gene encoding hydrogenase nickel incorporation protein HypB, which produces MCQTCGCDERESSVNGDLKQINVGQEILHKNTQLAQQNRAYFKSKGVLVLNILSSPGSGKTALIERMLQCSQFRIGAIVGDLETDNDAKRLRSHGVPAVQITTGNICHLEAGMIARASKQLKLDALDLLIIENVGNLVCPAAYDLGEDLRIVLLSVTEGEDKPLKYPTLFKTAQVAIVNKIDLAQAVEFDREQAIANIERIAPQAMIFAVSAKTGQGMEDWDTYLEQKYRGIGNASFQVKRSSL; this is translated from the coding sequence ATGTGCCAAACCTGCGGTTGTGATGAGCGCGAATCAAGCGTAAATGGTGACTTAAAGCAAATTAATGTTGGGCAAGAAATTCTGCATAAAAATACCCAATTAGCACAACAGAATCGCGCCTACTTCAAGTCTAAAGGTGTATTGGTATTAAATATCCTTTCCTCACCTGGTTCAGGAAAAACGGCACTGATTGAAAGGATGCTGCAATGTAGTCAATTCCGCATCGGAGCTATTGTAGGCGATTTAGAAACAGATAACGACGCCAAACGCTTGCGATCGCATGGCGTACCCGCAGTCCAAATTACAACAGGTAACATCTGTCATCTAGAAGCAGGCATGATAGCACGAGCAAGCAAACAACTCAAGCTAGATGCTTTAGATTTATTAATCATTGAAAACGTGGGAAATTTAGTTTGCCCTGCGGCGTATGATTTGGGTGAAGATTTGCGTATTGTCTTGCTCTCTGTCACCGAAGGAGAAGATAAACCGCTCAAGTATCCGACACTCTTTAAAACTGCGCAAGTGGCAATTGTTAACAAAATCGATCTTGCCCAAGCGGTGGAATTTGACCGCGAACAGGCGATCGCCAATATCGAACGCATTGCACCACAAGCCATGATTTTTGCAGTTTCAGCAAAGACAGGTCAAGGCATGGAAGACTGGGATACCTATCTCGAACAAAAGTATAGAGGAATCGGTAATGCAAGTTTTCAAGTCAAACGATCCAGCTTATGA